One window of the Runella slithyformis DSM 19594 genome contains the following:
- the mrdA gene encoding penicillin-binding protein 2: MSENRKFFVYGLFVLVGIIYLIRLLYLQVLDNTYETASNSIRAVPDIPMRGQVYDRNGKLIVHNTLVYDIYVTPSKIKVADTLSLCSTLNITRTEFDSLMKIAKTYSRYRPSLFLRQLSKEDFARIQDVLVDYPGFEYVKSSVRTYAAPVLAHALGYVSEISQKQLDAQEYPYYRQGDLVGQSGLEKFYEEYLRGQRGVHYVMQDVHGVSKGAWKDGELDTIAQAGQNLYTSIDLDIQQYADSLMQGKAGAVVAIEPSSGEVLAITSAPSYDPSLFATRDFSKNYAKLALNPYRPLLNRAVMGNYRPGSTFKTVQALVAMQEGAISPGSIFSHAGAPMKCHGHGGLTGVSSAIQWSCNPYFYHVFRRMLYANAEKNPFKASAIGLKKWHDYTVKFGFGQKLGIDLPSEAKGILPDVEFYDKRLGKKSWRFGQIYSMSIGEGDLLITPLKLANLAATIANRGWYIAPHLVKGVGKIDNPLPEFKERHETGVDRHYFEYVVNGMEMAVVRGTVSRGAIIPDIAMCGKTGTSQNKKGKDHSIFIAFAPKDNPKIAIAVFVENAGFGGFAAAPVASLIIEKYIKGHVDRKAYEQEWKNKNFLQNVIIPKSQLPKPKEKPAPPKPEATIVSRDKAAIKLTEAP; the protein is encoded by the coding sequence ATGTCAGAAAATAGAAAGTTTTTCGTGTATGGATTGTTTGTGTTGGTAGGAATTATTTATCTGATACGCCTGCTGTACCTCCAGGTACTTGATAATACGTACGAAACCGCCAGTAACTCTATCCGGGCGGTACCTGATATTCCCATGCGCGGACAAGTCTATGACCGCAACGGCAAACTGATCGTTCACAATACCCTGGTGTACGATATTTACGTCACTCCCAGCAAGATCAAAGTAGCCGACACCCTTTCGCTTTGCAGTACCTTAAATATTACCCGTACAGAGTTTGACAGTTTGATGAAAATTGCCAAAACATATTCACGTTACCGACCTTCTCTTTTTCTGCGTCAGCTTTCTAAAGAAGACTTTGCCCGAATTCAGGATGTTTTGGTGGATTATCCGGGCTTTGAATACGTCAAGAGCTCGGTTCGTACGTACGCGGCACCCGTGCTTGCCCACGCTCTTGGCTATGTGAGCGAAATTTCCCAAAAACAATTGGATGCACAGGAATACCCCTACTATCGTCAGGGAGATCTGGTGGGTCAGAGCGGTCTGGAAAAATTCTACGAAGAATACCTGCGCGGACAACGCGGCGTTCACTATGTTATGCAGGATGTACACGGGGTATCCAAAGGTGCCTGGAAAGACGGAGAACTGGATACTATTGCGCAGGCAGGTCAAAACTTATATACCAGTATTGATTTGGACATTCAGCAATATGCCGACAGTCTTATGCAAGGCAAAGCAGGAGCGGTGGTTGCCATTGAGCCTTCCAGCGGAGAAGTGCTGGCCATAACGTCGGCACCAAGCTATGATCCTTCTTTATTTGCAACGCGCGATTTTTCAAAGAATTACGCCAAATTAGCCCTTAACCCTTACCGTCCGCTGCTCAACCGCGCGGTGATGGGCAACTACCGCCCCGGATCTACCTTCAAAACGGTTCAGGCGCTGGTCGCTATGCAGGAAGGGGCCATTAGTCCGGGGAGTATTTTCTCGCACGCCGGAGCGCCGATGAAATGCCACGGTCACGGTGGACTTACGGGTGTCAGCAGCGCCATTCAGTGGTCGTGCAACCCTTATTTTTATCACGTATTCAGAAGAATGCTGTATGCTAATGCCGAAAAAAACCCTTTTAAAGCTTCTGCCATTGGATTAAAGAAATGGCATGATTATACCGTAAAATTTGGTTTTGGGCAGAAACTGGGAATTGATTTACCAAGCGAAGCAAAAGGGATTTTGCCGGATGTGGAATTTTATGACAAAAGACTTGGTAAAAAAAGTTGGCGCTTTGGCCAAATATACTCAATGAGTATTGGGGAAGGAGATTTATTAATCACCCCCCTTAAGCTTGCCAATTTGGCCGCCACCATTGCCAATCGCGGTTGGTACATTGCGCCTCATTTAGTAAAGGGAGTCGGTAAAATCGACAACCCACTGCCTGAATTTAAGGAGCGCCACGAAACAGGCGTTGACCGGCACTATTTTGAATACGTAGTGAACGGCATGGAAATGGCGGTAGTACGCGGTACGGTATCGCGCGGAGCAATCATTCCTGACATTGCTATGTGCGGAAAAACGGGTACATCTCAGAATAAAAAGGGAAAAGACCACTCCATTTTTATTGCGTTTGCCCCCAAAGATAATCCCAAGATCGCCATTGCCGTCTTTGTTGAAAATGCCGGCTTCGGAGGTTTTGCCGCAGCGCCGGTGGCTTCACTTATCATTGAAAAATACATCAAGGGGCACGTAGATCGTAAAGCCTACGAACAGGA
- a CDS encoding SMP-30/gluconolactonase/LRE family protein: MKFVKHLVFTWAVCQSSLYAQSSFPTLGKVVRADPQLDALIAPETKPEVLASGFTWAEGPVWIKEGGYLLFSDVPQNTVFKWNAKEGLTLFLKPSGFTGAGTYGDEPGSNGLTINRQGHLVLAEHGDRRISVMPLTGVGKRTIADNYQGKRFNSPNDVVQHSSGAYYFTDPPYGLPKKHEDSTREIDWFGVYRTGTDGKVTLLTKEMTRPNGLAFSPDEKVLYVAQSDPDKAVIMAFPVGADGSVGGGKVFFDATPMVKQGLPGLPDGLKVDTNGNVWSSGPGGILILSPAGRLLGRIDTGEATANCGWGDDGSTLYITADMYLCRIKTKARGAGW, from the coding sequence ATGAAATTCGTAAAGCACCTTGTTTTTACGTGGGCTGTCTGTCAGTCTTCTTTATATGCTCAATCGTCTTTCCCTACGCTTGGTAAAGTGGTACGGGCCGATCCTCAACTGGATGCACTCATTGCACCTGAGACCAAACCGGAAGTGTTGGCGTCCGGATTTACGTGGGCCGAAGGCCCGGTATGGATAAAAGAAGGTGGTTATCTTTTATTTTCTGACGTACCGCAGAACACGGTTTTCAAGTGGAATGCCAAAGAAGGACTAACCCTTTTTTTGAAGCCCTCCGGCTTTACGGGGGCCGGGACCTATGGCGATGAGCCCGGCTCCAATGGCTTGACGATCAATCGGCAGGGGCATTTGGTTTTGGCTGAGCACGGCGACCGCCGCATTTCTGTCATGCCACTGACGGGTGTTGGTAAACGTACCATAGCCGATAATTATCAGGGAAAACGCTTCAACAGTCCCAACGACGTAGTGCAGCATTCGAGCGGGGCTTATTATTTCACGGATCCTCCGTATGGATTACCCAAAAAACATGAAGACTCCACCCGCGAAATTGACTGGTTTGGGGTGTATCGTACAGGAACCGATGGGAAAGTGACCTTATTGACCAAAGAAATGACCCGCCCGAACGGTCTGGCTTTTTCTCCCGATGAAAAAGTCCTGTACGTGGCTCAATCCGACCCTGACAAAGCCGTCATTATGGCTTTTCCGGTTGGGGCGGATGGCTCAGTCGGGGGGGGCAAGGTGTTTTTTGATGCTACGCCGATGGTTAAACAGGGATTGCCGGGACTCCCCGACGGCCTTAAAGTGGACACCAACGGAAACGTATGGAGCAGCGGTCCGGGGGGAATTTTGATCCTTTCTCCTGCCGGCAGGCTGTTGGGCAGGATTGATACCGGCGAAGCAACAGCCAATTGCGGCTGGGGCGATGACGGCTCCACCCTTTACATCACCGCCGATATGTATTTATGCCGAATTAAAACCAAGGCCCGAGGGGCCGGCTGGTAG
- the sufB gene encoding Fe-S cluster assembly protein SufB encodes MSKEVDILEEITNSEYKYGFVTDIEADEAAPGLTEDTVRWISAKKQEPEWMTEYRLKAFKIWQGMSEPQWSNVHYVPVDYQSIKYYSAPKQKKEVGSLDEIDPELRRTFERLGISLNEQKRLSGVAVDAVIDSISVATTFKVELKKQGIIFCSMSEAIQDHPELVRKYLGSVVPAKDNYFSALNAAVFSDGSFCYIPKGVRCPMELSTYFRINASGTGQFERTLIVADEGSYVSYLEGCTAPMRDENQLHAAVVEIIAHERAEVKYSTVQNWYPGDKDGKGGIYNFVTKRGICEGAFSKISWTQVETGSAITWKYPSVILKGDHSIGEFYSVALTNNMQQADTGTKMIHIGKNTKSRIVSKGISAGKSQNSYRGLVQVFKRAENARNFSQCDSLLLGDTCGAHTFPYIEVNNTSSTVEHEATTSKIGEDQLFYCNQRGIPTEQAVALIVNGYAKEVLNQLPMEFAVEAQKLLEISLEGSVG; translated from the coding sequence ATGAGCAAAGAGGTAGATATCCTGGAAGAAATTACCAACTCCGAATATAAGTACGGCTTCGTTACTGATATCGAAGCTGATGAAGCAGCGCCCGGTCTAACCGAAGATACCGTCAGGTGGATTTCGGCCAAAAAACAGGAACCTGAATGGATGACTGAGTACCGTTTGAAAGCGTTCAAAATTTGGCAAGGCATGAGCGAGCCTCAATGGTCGAATGTTCATTATGTACCTGTTGATTACCAGTCCATTAAATATTACTCGGCTCCTAAGCAGAAAAAAGAAGTTGGTTCATTGGACGAAATAGATCCTGAATTGCGACGTACGTTTGAGCGTTTGGGGATTTCATTGAACGAACAAAAACGACTGTCGGGCGTTGCCGTTGATGCAGTGATTGACTCCATCTCGGTCGCTACTACGTTTAAGGTTGAGCTCAAGAAACAGGGCATCATTTTTTGTTCGATGAGCGAAGCCATTCAGGATCATCCCGAACTGGTGCGTAAATACTTGGGTTCGGTGGTTCCTGCCAAAGATAATTATTTTTCGGCACTCAATGCGGCCGTTTTTTCAGACGGTTCGTTTTGTTATATTCCCAAAGGGGTTCGTTGCCCGATGGAGCTTTCGACCTATTTCCGGATCAATGCTTCGGGTACGGGTCAGTTTGAGCGTACGCTGATCGTGGCCGATGAAGGTTCTTACGTAAGTTATCTGGAAGGATGTACGGCTCCCATGCGTGATGAGAACCAACTCCACGCGGCCGTGGTCGAGATCATAGCCCATGAGCGTGCAGAAGTAAAATACAGCACCGTCCAAAACTGGTATCCGGGCGATAAAGACGGAAAAGGAGGGATTTACAACTTCGTTACCAAACGCGGTATTTGCGAAGGGGCTTTTTCGAAAATTTCGTGGACACAGGTAGAAACCGGCTCAGCCATTACCTGGAAATACCCTTCGGTCATTCTGAAAGGAGATCATTCCATCGGTGAGTTTTATTCGGTGGCGTTGACCAATAATATGCAGCAGGCCGATACCGGCACCAAGATGATCCACATTGGTAAAAACACCAAGAGCCGGATCGTATCCAAAGGTATTTCGGCGGGTAAAAGCCAAAACTCTTACCGTGGATTGGTACAGGTATTTAAACGTGCCGAAAATGCCCGGAACTTCTCGCAATGCGACTCGTTGCTCTTAGGAGATACCTGCGGAGCGCATACATTTCCTTATATTGAAGTAAACAACACGAGTTCGACCGTTGAGCACGAAGCTACGACCTCAAAAATCGGGGAAGATCAATTGTTTTACTGTAACCAACGCGGTATTCCAACCGAGCAGGCAGTGGCGTTGATCGTCAATGGATACGCTAAGGAAGTACTGAACCAACTTCCGATGGAATTTGCCGTTGAGGCTCAAAAATTGTTGGAGATAAGTCTGGAAGGATCCGTTGGATAA
- a CDS encoding FdhF/YdeP family oxidoreductase: protein MKKKTTLSPELTPETFTGLKTGEPKDVAVGMPAVVSSMKHVFGAMNVGRGMKSLLSLNQKEGFDCPSCAWPDPDDERSTIAEYCENGAKAVAEEATTKRLLPDFFAAHSIDELGTWSDYELSQQGRIAQPMYKPKGADRYKPIEWDDVFGIIAKHLNQLQSPNEAIFYTSGRTSNEAAFLYQLFVRQYGTNNLPDCSNMCHESSGVALTETVGIGKGSVKLDDLYLADLIIIAGQNPGTNHPRMLTALEKAKKNGAKILSINPLYETGLVAFSNPQTLGGLLGTKTTLSDVFLPVRINGDVPLFKAFLKLMYQAEQEKGGVFDWPFIEEQTTGIQELLADLERYTLPQLAEDCGLTAAQIEEAAALIIGSQKIVACWAMGLTQHKNAVDNIREVVNLLLVKGSIGKPGAGTCPVRGHSNVQGDRTMGIWEAPPQSLLDSLEKQFGFRPPQEHGYNTVEAIKAMHQGKATVFFAMGGNFLSATPDTSYTAKALRNCRLTAHVSTKLNRSHLVTGEEALILPCLGRTDIDIQQGEAQLVSVENSMGVVHQSKGKLTPVSAFLLSEPDIIRRLAKATFGSKSVVDWDNFLVHYDFIRNAIEKTIPGFENYNERVRRPGGFYLPNGAREGEFKTKSGKAAFSINGYSSFQLTENEYLMMTIRSHDQFNTTIYGLNDRYRGIYNERRVVLMNEKDILKRGWAPGVIVDLYNFFGGIERVAPQFIIVPYLIPEKCIATYFPEANTLVPIDSFADRSMTPTSKTVLVQMKSVL, encoded by the coding sequence ATGAAAAAGAAAACAACGTTAAGCCCCGAACTTACGCCTGAAACCTTTACAGGCTTGAAAACAGGAGAACCCAAAGACGTCGCGGTAGGAATGCCCGCCGTTGTGAGTTCCATGAAGCATGTTTTTGGCGCAATGAATGTAGGAAGAGGCATGAAATCGTTGCTGAGTCTGAACCAAAAAGAGGGTTTTGACTGTCCAAGCTGTGCATGGCCTGACCCCGACGACGAGCGCTCAACGATTGCCGAATACTGCGAGAACGGTGCCAAGGCCGTAGCCGAAGAAGCAACGACCAAGCGACTTTTACCTGATTTTTTTGCAGCCCATTCGATTGATGAGTTGGGCACTTGGAGCGACTACGAATTAAGTCAGCAGGGACGCATCGCGCAACCTATGTACAAGCCTAAAGGTGCAGACCGGTATAAACCGATTGAATGGGATGATGTCTTTGGGATTATTGCCAAACACCTCAATCAACTGCAATCGCCCAATGAAGCGATATTTTACACATCGGGGCGCACAAGTAACGAAGCCGCGTTTTTATACCAACTCTTTGTTCGGCAATATGGCACCAATAACCTGCCCGATTGTTCTAACATGTGTCATGAGTCGAGCGGTGTGGCGTTGACCGAAACGGTCGGCATTGGCAAGGGGTCGGTTAAGTTAGACGATTTGTACTTGGCAGACCTGATTATTATTGCCGGACAAAATCCCGGTACAAATCATCCGCGTATGCTCACCGCGCTGGAAAAAGCCAAGAAAAATGGGGCTAAAATATTGTCTATTAACCCATTATACGAAACAGGACTGGTGGCTTTCAGTAATCCCCAAACATTGGGAGGATTGTTGGGTACGAAAACGACCCTTTCTGATGTATTTCTACCTGTACGTATCAACGGAGATGTACCGCTTTTTAAAGCGTTCTTGAAATTGATGTACCAAGCCGAGCAGGAGAAGGGTGGAGTTTTTGATTGGCCCTTCATTGAAGAACAAACAACCGGAATACAGGAACTGCTTGCCGATTTAGAAAGGTACACGCTCCCTCAACTCGCCGAGGATTGCGGCCTGACCGCAGCACAAATAGAAGAAGCCGCTGCGCTCATCATTGGTTCTCAAAAGATCGTCGCCTGTTGGGCCATGGGGTTGACACAACATAAAAACGCGGTTGATAATATCCGTGAAGTCGTTAATCTTCTGTTGGTTAAAGGTTCGATCGGAAAACCCGGTGCAGGGACCTGTCCCGTACGCGGGCACAGCAATGTGCAGGGAGACCGTACCATGGGAATTTGGGAAGCGCCTCCGCAATCATTGCTGGACAGCCTGGAAAAGCAATTCGGATTTCGGCCTCCACAAGAGCACGGATACAATACCGTAGAGGCCATCAAGGCCATGCATCAAGGCAAGGCAACGGTTTTCTTTGCAATGGGCGGCAACTTTCTTTCGGCTACACCCGATACCTCTTACACTGCAAAGGCGTTGCGTAACTGCCGCCTGACGGCGCATGTTTCGACCAAATTGAACCGAAGTCATTTAGTAACAGGAGAAGAAGCGCTGATTTTGCCGTGTTTAGGGCGAACGGATATTGATATACAGCAGGGAGAAGCCCAGCTGGTAAGCGTGGAAAACTCAATGGGGGTGGTGCATCAATCCAAGGGAAAACTGACACCTGTTTCGGCATTTTTGTTGAGTGAGCCCGATATCATTCGGCGCTTGGCAAAGGCGACATTTGGAAGTAAATCCGTTGTAGATTGGGATAACTTTTTGGTACATTATGATTTTATCAGAAATGCCATTGAAAAAACCATTCCCGGATTTGAAAACTATAATGAGCGGGTACGCAGGCCGGGAGGATTTTACCTGCCAAATGGTGCCCGGGAGGGTGAATTTAAGACAAAAAGCGGTAAAGCGGCTTTTTCAATCAATGGGTATTCGTCTTTTCAATTAACCGAAAATGAATATTTGATGATGACCATTCGCAGTCACGATCAATTTAATACGACAATTTACGGTCTGAATGACCGATACAGAGGGATTTACAACGAACGTCGTGTAGTTCTGATGAATGAAAAAGATATCCTGAAACGAGGGTGGGCGCCGGGAGTGATCGTTGATCTGTATAATTTTTTCGGTGGAATTGAACGAGTTGCCCCTCAATTTATCATTGTGCCTTATCTGATTCCTGAAAAATGTATTGCTACGTATTTCCCTGAAGCAAACACCTTGGTTCCTATTGACAGTTTTGCAGATAGAAGTATGACGCCTACTTCAAAGACAGTCTTGGTACAAATGAAAAGTGTTCTTTAA
- a CDS encoding putative Ig domain-containing protein has product MINRLARLLCALVWVFALEVHAGSKPRLLSNLTQPNTYPDENQRYLCVALLNTTEGDQFGLDVIREAAKQGCNASMITVRWDVVYKSPTEAANWKQYDNQIKLSKELGLKIFIRVHLARCCNRHEGYWTERETSRDQQGNPTNEFFSMANGAVVEKALNFVKEVCERYASYQREGDILCVAATTTPTQEAGYHYEGNTKPGGSGTTSYLSMFDYAPSMVTGYRQWLKQRYTDIKTINAAWRSDFSSINDIQPITTDYPHPENKRYSDWYLYRHSVLKNFLDGVSRTVKSVDNSYKVVNDFGSVHDGLSFRRGTLAFKDLARLADGTKINDSQYYSHYFSADVLRSNMPEGKWIMNEAFHEPNLSSYRLQLMLNEHFERGCKLVNIVSSNLDDVNFYSQGIKFVAAKWLNKPMTKIVPVQKMVVKLSELVRTGGYFQPGYNSRWDEKKASGPVEVKLIEDLLGEPENNQIPVVKNPLENYTIVAGFDASYTIPQGAFQDPDGTIEFYEVSGLPAGLFFDKNTIKGSSTKLGTYEVKVKATDMYDASVTTTFNLTVMPQKVTRLDLYKAGDFQKRSLIRALKNNDTLNLSELNYAVNFFAVPDVSTKALVMRLSGALNKTQIETTAPYGLYGDNDGVALKVGNYELVLEAYNSTIVTGATGIGKITYNFVVIDKRINQAPVLITPIPEQQATVGRAYSYTIPTASFQDKDGEINRIEIKGLPNGLRAEGWKISGTPTQTVNSTVSVEVFDNENASIKTQFVLKVSVTNQVPTVVATIPNQATVVQQAYTYTLPVPLFKDEDGTIVSITAGNIPTGITLNQGKLSGTPAVAGEFVVVIRGTDNSGSWVETSFRLTVKLTDANLPPTVIEAIPNQSGVVGQNFSFTLPIKSFRDPEGGEIRAEAVTLPPGLSNKNGVILGTPTVGGEYKITVRGYDPLQLFAEASFLLTIRLPNGNIPPTVVAGINDQTIVIQQPYSFTVPVSTFYEPDGFLSGIVVRGLPPGLVYQGGRISGTPTVTGSFTIRVRAIDNRGAAVEAFFVLKVTEPPGSSLVFSLFRAGGSSSRRFVQTLRDKDKIALSQIPSFVNIFAESTVPVDRIQFEMSGPINASFTDVMAPYALFDDNGGFGSTNGMFVLTAKGLKSGKQVAESTIEFEITNGGGGGFSAEEALWSPYPNPFKESFRLTLPLDYVPAATSFSLLNLSGQKIPVNDVLWEGQRATIAVQSRSLERGLYFVQIHHPEYPVRTLKILKAE; this is encoded by the coding sequence ATGATTAACCGCTTAGCAAGACTTCTGTGTGCATTGGTATGGGTGTTTGCTTTAGAAGTACATGCAGGTTCCAAACCCCGCTTACTGTCTAATCTGACTCAACCCAATACCTATCCGGATGAAAATCAAAGGTATTTATGTGTAGCACTTCTCAATACGACGGAAGGAGATCAGTTTGGATTGGATGTGATCCGTGAAGCGGCCAAACAAGGCTGCAATGCGTCAATGATTACGGTGCGTTGGGATGTAGTTTATAAATCGCCCACCGAAGCGGCCAACTGGAAACAGTATGATAACCAAATCAAACTTAGCAAAGAGCTTGGACTGAAAATATTTATTCGTGTTCATTTGGCAAGATGCTGTAATCGTCATGAAGGATATTGGACAGAAAGAGAAACATCCAGAGATCAGCAGGGGAATCCAACCAATGAATTTTTCAGTATGGCGAACGGGGCCGTTGTTGAAAAAGCCCTGAATTTTGTGAAAGAGGTTTGCGAACGTTATGCTTCGTACCAACGCGAAGGTGATATTCTCTGCGTAGCTGCGACCACAACTCCAACGCAGGAAGCCGGTTATCATTACGAAGGAAATACAAAGCCGGGAGGTTCGGGCACAACATCTTATCTCTCAATGTTTGATTATGCTCCAAGCATGGTTACGGGTTATCGTCAATGGTTGAAGCAACGCTATACCGATATTAAAACCATCAATGCCGCCTGGCGTTCAGATTTCAGCAGCATCAATGATATTCAGCCGATTACTACCGACTATCCTCATCCTGAAAACAAACGGTACAGTGATTGGTATTTGTATCGTCACAGCGTTCTGAAAAATTTTCTGGACGGTGTGAGCAGGACGGTAAAATCAGTGGATAACTCTTACAAAGTGGTGAATGACTTTGGGTCGGTTCATGATGGGTTAAGTTTTCGTCGGGGCACATTAGCTTTTAAAGATTTGGCCCGATTGGCGGATGGTACGAAAATCAATGATTCACAGTATTATTCCCATTATTTCAGTGCCGATGTACTGAGAAGTAATATGCCTGAGGGAAAATGGATTATGAATGAAGCCTTCCATGAGCCCAACCTTTCATCGTATCGCTTACAACTGATGCTTAATGAGCACTTTGAGCGTGGATGCAAATTGGTCAATATTGTTTCTTCTAACCTTGACGATGTCAATTTTTATTCTCAGGGAATAAAATTTGTCGCAGCCAAATGGCTGAATAAACCCATGACTAAAATTGTACCGGTACAGAAAATGGTCGTTAAGCTTTCTGAACTGGTTAGAACCGGCGGATACTTCCAGCCCGGATATAACAGCCGTTGGGATGAGAAAAAAGCGAGCGGGCCGGTGGAAGTAAAGCTGATTGAAGATCTTTTGGGAGAGCCTGAAAATAATCAGATACCTGTGGTAAAAAATCCATTAGAAAATTATACTATCGTAGCCGGTTTTGACGCTTCCTATACCATTCCGCAGGGTGCTTTTCAAGACCCTGACGGTACCATTGAATTTTATGAAGTAAGCGGTTTGCCTGCCGGGTTATTTTTCGATAAAAACACAATCAAGGGAAGTTCAACGAAGCTGGGCACGTACGAGGTAAAGGTAAAAGCGACTGATATGTATGACGCTTCTGTAACCACGACGTTTAATTTGACGGTAATGCCTCAGAAAGTAACCCGTTTGGACCTCTACAAAGCGGGTGATTTTCAAAAGCGTAGTTTAATTCGTGCGCTTAAAAACAACGATACACTGAATCTCAGCGAATTAAATTATGCGGTCAATTTCTTTGCAGTACCGGATGTTTCGACTAAAGCGCTGGTAATGAGATTGTCAGGGGCTTTAAATAAAACACAGATTGAAACGACCGCCCCTTATGGACTTTATGGCGATAATGACGGTGTCGCGCTGAAAGTCGGCAATTATGAGCTTGTTTTGGAAGCTTACAACTCGACTATTGTAACGGGAGCAACAGGCATTGGTAAAATTACGTATAATTTTGTGGTCATTGATAAACGTATAAATCAAGCCCCGGTTCTTATCACACCCATTCCTGAACAGCAGGCAACCGTAGGAAGGGCCTATAGTTATACCATACCGACGGCCTCTTTTCAGGATAAAGATGGTGAAATCAATCGAATAGAGATCAAAGGGCTGCCCAATGGCCTAAGAGCAGAGGGCTGGAAAATAAGCGGTACTCCCACTCAAACGGTAAACTCGACCGTTTCAGTCGAGGTGTTTGATAACGAAAACGCTTCGATAAAAACCCAATTCGTATTAAAAGTCAGCGTTACTAACCAAGTGCCTACGGTTGTAGCTACCATTCCCAATCAGGCAACTGTAGTACAGCAGGCCTACACATATACACTGCCGGTTCCTTTATTTAAAGATGAAGATGGAACTATTGTGAGCATCACTGCCGGAAATATTCCGACCGGCATAACGCTGAATCAAGGTAAACTTTCCGGAACTCCTGCGGTGGCGGGAGAATTTGTCGTTGTGATCCGAGGGACGGACAACAGCGGAAGTTGGGTAGAAACAAGTTTTCGTCTCACTGTTAAATTAACCGATGCAAATTTGCCCCCAACTGTTATAGAAGCTATTCCGAACCAATCGGGAGTTGTCGGACAAAACTTCTCGTTTACCCTGCCCATTAAATCATTTAGGGATCCCGAAGGAGGAGAGATTCGTGCTGAAGCCGTTACGTTGCCTCCCGGGTTAAGTAATAAAAATGGAGTGATCTTAGGAACTCCCACTGTGGGAGGTGAGTATAAAATAACCGTTCGGGGCTATGATCCTTTACAGCTATTTGCTGAAGCTTCCTTTTTGCTGACCATTCGTTTACCAAACGGTAATATTCCTCCAACGGTTGTGGCAGGAATCAATGACCAGACCATCGTTATTCAGCAACCTTACAGTTTTACGGTGCCTGTCAGTACTTTTTATGAACCGGATGGCTTTTTGTCAGGAATTGTGGTAAGAGGCTTGCCCCCCGGGCTGGTCTATCAGGGTGGAAGAATAAGCGGTACTCCTACAGTAACAGGTTCATTTACCATCAGGGTGAGGGCAATTGATAATCGGGGCGCGGCCGTTGAAGCGTTTTTTGTGTTAAAAGTCACGGAGCCTCCTGGCTCTTCATTGGTATTCAGTTTATTCAGAGCAGGCGGTTCGTCTTCGCGCAGGTTTGTTCAGACCCTGCGAGATAAGGATAAAATTGCGTTGAGTCAAATTCCTTCATTTGTCAATATTTTTGCAGAATCAACGGTTCCGGTAGACCGGATTCAGTTTGAGATGTCGGGGCCCATCAATGCCTCCTTTACAGATGTAATGGCTCCGTATGCTCTCTTTGATGATAATGGAGGTTTTGGATCAACCAATGGAATGTTTGTCTTGACCGCTAAAGGACTCAAAAGCGGAAAACAGGTCGCAGAGTCCACCATTGAATTTGAAATCACAAACGGCGGCGGTGGCGGATTCAGCGCAGAAGAGGCTCTGTGGTCACCTTATCCTAATCCTTTTAAAGAGTCATTCAGGCTGACCCTTCCTTTAGATTACGTGCCGGCTGCGACCTCCTTTTCGTTACTGAATCTTTCAGGGCAAAAAATTCCTGTCAATGATGTTCTGTGGGAGGGACAGCGTGCAACGATCGCTGTGCAATCCCGTTCGTTAGAAAGAGGTTTGTATTTTGTTCAGATACACCATCCGGAGTATCCCGTCAGAACACTCAAAATACTGAAAGCGGAATAG